A segment of the Lycium ferocissimum isolate CSIRO_LF1 chromosome 10, AGI_CSIRO_Lferr_CH_V1, whole genome shotgun sequence genome:
ATCTGAAGCTGTAACTAGATGCCTCTGCTGTCATGAGTGGAATCTTTTTCCATAAGTTTGGGATTTGCTAGATGGGAAAAAGGTGCATCTGTGTTTTGACTTATCTAGCCATTACCATATATATTTGTTTGGAATAAATGCAAGTTTTAAGATGAACGCCTCCCAAAAGTCATTTTTGTTAAAAGAAGagatattttagttttttgagGATTGACATTTGTGCTCATTTTGTGGTCAACTTGAGAGATCTTTCAAGCTTTCTGTTGTATGCCCTTAAGCTTTAGGAAGGAATAGGGAAGATAATGATAATATATCATGGAGAGAAATTGTATCGAATGCTCAATGCTCTTCGCTGGCTTATGACCTTCTGGTCTTGTCATGTCTTCCCTTCTTGAATAAtgatctttttttccttttccaccTTTATGCTCAAGTCATTGGCTTCTAACACTATCCTATTTAAGAaaacttaacttttttttttttttaggaggtTTATGAAACTTAGTTACCAGTACATAGTCGACAAGAACCTACCGGCATTCGCCATACGAATAAGTTTGACTTAATCATTTGTTCATTTACATGAAATAAGGGGTGGTTacgtggataattttttttccccgaGGCAAAAAATACTTTCTGTTGTATGGTgtttgcttttttcttttcttataagtAAGCCATTTTCTTTGCTGACGTGGTAAGTTATTGATCTGAGTACATTATTTGTAGAGCATTAATAAATTGAATAATCTTCTTTGGTGTAGGATCATAGAGCCACTCGCTTCCAGATGTGCAAAGTTTAGATTCAAGCCACTTACTGAAGAAATAATGGGCAGCCGAATATTGCATATTTGTAAAGAGGAAGGTCTTAATCTAGATTCAGAGGTTTGGATGTAGTAACTTGATTCCTTGTTATAAAAGCTGTTTGCTTTCTTTcatttaaatgatggttcgatTGTCACTTTGGTATTAAGCTATATATAGGAGTGTCTTATCTGATTGCAGGCTCTTTCTACCCTCAGTTCCATTTCTCAAGGTGACCTGCGAAGGGCtataacatacttacaagtAAGATGAATTTTCTGCCTTCTACATTTTTcgaataaaaggaaaagaagctaAAAGAAATGCTGGTTGGCTTAgcaaaaagaacaagaaaaacaccTATAAAAAGaacaattcttcatgaatcagaAGAAAAGATTTTGCTTTTGGAATTGCTATCTTCACTTAAATTCAAGGCAAATGTTGCTTATCTAAAAAAGGCAAATGTCAGCAGAATTGGTGAATGGAAATTGTAAGAAGAATTGTTCTAGATTATATATTTGGATTATGTAGTGGAAAGAACAAGGATAAGAACTGTATATGCAGTTTTAGTTATCTTCACTGAGATGAAAAAATACGTAGGACTGAAGAAGTAAGGGAGTAGTCTCATTTATTGATAgcgaaaaaaaggaaagagtgggAGCGTCGTATACATAACCAATATCTTAGTGACAGTTGTTAAGCTATGAGTTCTAGAATGCAAATGAAGCTTTCTCTATTGTTCTGTGGCAGGAATAAATTATATCCAATTTCAAGCCTGTCTTTTCTGACCATCTCTTATTTCCTGACTAGACTATCAACCATGAAAAATTGATtggtaatattttaaattgctGCAGAGTGCTGCTCGGTTATTTGGATCTTCCATATCAGCAAAGGACCTAATTAGTGTGTCTGGGGTAAGTTCATATCTGGTTCTGTAGTATTAGTTTGATAGTCTTTATACCAACTAGGGGATCATCTGTATGTTATCACTAGATCAATGTGTTCATCTATTGAAACCTTTGGGATGGAAAATTGTTGATTTATGCTGTTGGGCGTTCGCCGCCGTTCGTCTTACCTtgatgtatataatatataagtagCTAGCAGTATAGATGTATTAGGACattctccttattaatattatcGTTTTTATGTGTCGTTCTAAGTTAtccccttttttctctttttccaaTGAAGGCTATTATGAATTTCAGCACCTGAGCTTTTGATAATTGGGCTATGCTGATGAGCTCAGTCTGAGAGAGTTTATTTGCCAGTTTTAGGAGGATGGTAGTTAATactgaagaaaaagaagagaagatatTTTGGAAAGTGTTGCTTGATTAGTCCTTTAAGCTCTGAGGATAAGATAATGTCTTTAAATATCTCAAAATGAGAAAGCAAGCATAGAATCCTTTTGATTGGTGTCAATATTTAAggattcttaaatgaaagtCTACAGATTCTAATATAGAACCTTGACAATTTCTTAATAATGCTCTTCAAATTAGAGCATGCATACTGTATACATATCTAAAGTCATTGCTCAATGCTCTACTGAGAAATTGTCTGAGTTAGCTGGCCCAATTCCAAGTTTGTCCACTTGCTCTACACTTGGGGGAGTGTAGGCCCACCCTTCTGCTCTGTTCCCACGTAAATGCTAGGGTTTTACACTTGTTTTAGGCACTGACGTGCAATTACTATGATCAGGTCATCCCAAATGAAGTTGTTCAGGCCATATTCTCAGCTTGCAGAAGTGGCAATTTTGACTTGGCAAACAAAGAAGTGAACAATGTCATTGCTGAAGGATATCCTGTTTCTCAGATGCTGTCTCAGGTCTCAATATCTGTTTATCATCTCATTTTACATTCAATTGTGCCAACATTTTGTATTAATATACTGTTTCTTTCAGTTGTATGATATAGTAGTTGATGCAGACGACATTTCTGATGAACAGAAAGCAAGAATATGCAAGAAATTTGCTGAAGCCGACAAGGTTATTCCTCTTCTTCATCTTACTTTAGTAGTATTATTGTTAAGAGTAATTAttataatttctactcattcttacatttatattttatttttatttttatttcctcAGTCTGTCAAAGTATGATGGGTTTAGAACTACGAGGGTCAAACATTTAATTTTCAGCATCAATTTGTACATTGATTTCTTAATTTGTAGGCAAAGTAGAATTTGTTTCGCACTTGGAAATGGTTTGTAAAAATTGTAGCGGAAGGTATAAAACTTGTTTTGACTCTTTAAATGGTAATAGTGTTTATAATATTAGACGAGTAttattttgttggtttttttttcttttttttgaagaaCCGAGTACTGACTAATGTATAGTTGTGTGCTATGAATTCTGTATATTGATTAGTGTCATCTGAAGCTTTCCCCATGAATTAGAGTTCAGCTTTGCCTTTTGGGTTTCGAATGTATCAGCATCATAGAATTGACTGTACTTGGCAAAGTTAGCTGAACAATTTACAAGGATGTGCTTATCGTTTCCTTTTTCTGCAGTGTCTTGTTGATGGAGCAGATGAGTATTTGCAACTTTTGAATGTTGCAAGCACCACAATGCAAGCGCTTAGCAACATGCCGCAGGACATGGTATTTTGAATTTGTATTCCGCTATGAACTCTAGGAAAGTCACGTTATCGACGGGTTATTTGGTTTATTGGAAATCCTTTGCTATGGTTTGCTTTCTAGTCTTTGCCTCATGAATTTGTCTACTTAGTAACGGCTTATATTTGCATGACATTGACCTATAGTTCGATTAGATTATAAGCAAAATTATGTGGTTGCATATGGCATCAGGgtcttcttttcatttttatatgacGGCGTTTGATTGGTCATGAAAtttaaagcaagaaaaaaaattctttaggcACATCAAAAGTACCTTTAAAACTTGGGTAAACCCGTCGAATTTTGCACCAACCCGATCAATACAAGATATGTCTTCCACACACACATAGTTAAGTGATaatcatcttcactttaattTTCAGTATAGAGATTCAATTTTTTGGTTTAGTGTGAACATAGTGCGAATAAGTATTTAATTAGAATTTGTGGTATTAAATATGTCATTGATATTTTTATCGCTATAAGAGCACGTCATTAATTTAAAGATAAAAATCTCAAATAGAGGAAAGTGGAATATTATTCTGAAAACATATTAATATGAAGGCTGAATGCATAAGCAGCCGCTCAaacttgttcatttttttcatttaggcACCTGAACTAAGTCTTGTTCCTATTGAACACTTGAAATAAGATAAATTGTTTCACTTAGAAACAAACTGGTGACATGACACAGTCCGTGTAATACAACAATTTTGAGCGCGTGAGAGAAACTGTTAATCCTTTTCTGAATATTTTTCAATCCCCTGCTTCTTCCTCTCCTGCCACCATAGCTCTAGTGGTTCACCTCCTCACCGCCACTGTGCCTCCTTCAACACCGTATAAATTCTTCAAATCAGCATATTTGCTTCCTTGCTTTGTCAATTGCTGTCTAATATCAGTGCTTCCAGATCTTTTGATTATAGAAACACTCACATCCCAACAAACAAAGAATCATCCTCACAAATGTTTAGATTGGTTTGTCAAAAttcctcttcataccatccatTCATATCTAAATCACTGTTGACTTTATTTCTTCCACAAGCTTATTCTTTCATAATCAGATAGTAACATAGCAACAAGAATATGAAGAGTGCCGGATGCAAACAAAATTAGACACGGCGAAAATATGGAATTCGACTTCCAATTTTTCCTCAATTTCATTCACACTGAAGCCAAAGTGATTGCCTCTGTTGTCATCATAAACTCTCCAACCCTTTTAATTATTGCGGGTGggatttcctctttcttttatttatgttcataaaattaatttattacgCTTGTGCACCTGGAAATTGGAATAGAGGTGCGACGACGGGAGGTAAAGGGAGAAGAAAGAGGCAGTGCAAAGTGGAATTAATGATGTATTAGTTTTAGGGAATTGGttgatcatgagttgggtagtgaCGATCATGAGTTGTCAAAAGCTGGATGGTTGATTTTGTGTTTGAACCACACGCGCTCCCCCATTTTGGCTCAATGTAAAAAATGTGTTCAATAGACATATTTAAACAATACATCAAGTGTTAAATAGAAACAAGATTTAGTTTAAGTGCTCTAAAtagaaaaaatgaataaatttgaaGGGTTGTTTATGTATTCAGCCTAATATGAAAGAATACATATAAAATGAATAGAGTCACTCATTAGTCACTTTCAATCAACAGTATCAAAGTTAAATTGACTTTTTGGTCTCTCTAAGAGCTCCATTTTTAGTTCTACTAATTAAGTAATGTTTGTTAACACTCCCAATCCTCGCGGCGGATTTGGATGGACCTGTTTATTGTCATTTTGTCATGCGCGAGCCTAAAGTCCTGACAAGATGTTTGTTTGACTCTTGATTACTTTTATTCAAATCTACACATAATGCCCTTATATCATACTCCTTTCCACAAGTCTTGCACAAAATTATTGAGACAATGTCATTTTTAATTCCAAATCTCAAATCCGATTTTCTAAATTAAATCATATGCAAATGTTTCTTATCAAAcatcttgaattttcctatCTTCTACACTGTCAAGTGTCAATTTACTAACAAAAAGCTTAGAAAAATCTTAAAAGCTTATTCAGTTTCTTTAATGAGAGTTCTTATCTATTACATACATTCTAAACCAGAAAAACTCAAAGACCCAATTTATTATCTCAATACAGTTTTACTTAGTATTCATCTCTTCTTATAACATAAAATTCTCACCTACATGCTTTGCAGCAGACAATTTATTTATTCAACAACTTTCCTAATAATCCTATCAACTTAAAAGTGAATGAGCAATCAACACAGATAAGATATTACTATTTGCGTTTATCTAACAACTTTAGCTAATAACTTGATATAATCTTATTAAAGTACTTCTGAAATTGGTAAACATAAGTTCCCGTTTGATTTCATTATAAAGAAAACTAATACTCCGACACTCcgtatttatattattttcttcatttgttGTTCAAAACTAGGAAAAGTCAAAACATAAAGGATGGGTGATTTGTCCTTGTTGAATACTtgaattaattatataattataaGACAACcacaaataaatttttacaaTAAACATTATTTAGTGatctgattaaaaaaaattactctacTATAACAAGTTAAATTGTACATACAAAAATCTacatcatccatatatatatatatatatatatatatatatatatatatatatatatatatatatatatatatactcctcCATTGGAAAATGAGATGGGTGGTCTGCATATATAGACTTGGACAATCGTTCTTTTGGGATTGAGTTAGGCCGCGATCCATTCTTTTCACATTCCAATTTATGTAACGATAATATTTGATTTGtagttataaatcatttcattacggtaaaataaaaagtttacaATTATATTATTGgaatagactaaaaaggaaagtacacataaattgggatagataGAGTTATATTGTTAAGCCTATATTTAGCCGACATGCAGTTATTTGAATTCCTAAAACAAGGGTCCATCAAGCCCCCACTCGTTACGCCTTTGATCATGAAATCAGTCTTTTTCTTCTTCGCTATATAATACACCCGCCCAAGAATGGTATTGGAAGGAAAAAATACAAGTGTAAGTTTAAGAAATGGAAATTGAAGCGGATGAATCATTTAAGAAGGCTGGAGCTGTTCCATTTAAATGGGAAATCCGACCCGGTGTACCCAGGCTCCAATATTCACAGCCATCACCATTGTCGGACGAGATTCCAGAAACCCCACGTAAGCTAAGACCTCCACCAGCAGCTAGTTTCAGTTTCCAACCACCAAATCCGGAGCCCCGGACCCGATCTTTCCGGTCAGCTCCACGGGCACGCTCCGAAAGGCACTATCTGCTGACCCGACCCTCTATGGGAGTTGTTGCATCAGATGGTTGCTTTCCGTCTCCATtgctgaagaagaagaagaagaagactggACCCGAACCCGAATCCGAAGCTGATTATATGTCGGATCTTGAGACGGTTTCTAGATGGTCTGTGTCGACCCGAAAGTCTGTTTCTCCTTTTCGTGACTCACTTTCGTCTTCGTTTTCGTCACATGAGTCGTCGCCTAGACGACCTGTGAGTGATGCTGATTGGCTTGGCTTTGCTCTCTTTTAGAACATCACACTATCTTTCTTTCAACACAAAagttttttttgctcttttgtGTCTATATTTCCTtaataaatgtagtacttaGTAGTTTACTGTATAAGGATGAGGGACTTTTCTTTGAGTCGTGTAGTGGAGTCCACAGTGAAATGGAATCGGTTATGATTCAATTGACGTGGAGAATAAGTAGGGAGCGCGAGAAGTAGCTGTTTATGCCTTCAAATACAAAATGAGGGTAGCATAATCCAGTGAATCAATCACTTCCTTTTGTTTTCATTTGAATATATATGACGTACACACagttggggaaaaaaaaattcatacttAAGTTAATTACATATCCAGTAACACACAACAAATTACATTTAAAATCTTGTGTTGTTTTCAGCATGCTATCTATCTCATTTCTATTTAGTACTATGTCATAAGAGATATCATTTGCTTGTAGTTATACTGACATAGGGCATACGAGGATGAAATGATAATAAGATTATCTAGTGAATATATTTTTATGATAAATATTTGGTTCATTGGActaagagtatatatatatagggttggATATATTTGATTTAAGTTTGatacacttttatttttaaatttaacatTAGCTTTGTCAAAAGAGTTTTGGAAAAGGACAAATatgttattttgttattttatcaCCTGATTAGTAATTGCGTGATTGTTATCTCACATACAGTGTGATATAAAAATATTACTACAGTTATGGAATAAACAAGTACTCAGGGATTATCCCCGGATTGCTGTTCTCACAAAATACTTTTATAAAAACGCTTTGAATAAGAAGCAATTCTCAAAATAAGCTTGATCAAACATGTTCATCCTGCTACCATCTTAGCTCGGCACGTTTAACAATGAATTGCCACAAAGAagaatatgtaaaaatgaacCATACGAATACTTCACCATTCTTCTTTTGGGGTGAATTGTTCATCATTGCCAcggaaaaaaatggaaagagaaaaaagttcttccaaaaataagaataataatttggaataatttaaaatttcaaaaatagtGGTTGTGGATAATTGTCTGGCTCCTCCGCAATTAAAGGCATCCTAACTTAATTCCTCATGCTCCTCAATGATTTGAATGGCTGAATGGCATGCCAAAGCAATTGTACTACCCACATTATTGCAATTGCAAAGTCAACATAAGCGACTTTAAAATTTATAGCTAGTCATAGTTTTTAGGACTGTGCAG
Coding sequences within it:
- the LOC132034067 gene encoding replication factor C subunit 2, which gives rise to MAPLMQSSQPWVEKYRPKQVKDVAHQDEVVRVLTNTLETSNCPHMLFYGPPGTGKTTTALAIAHQLFGPELYKSRVLELNASDDRGINVVRTKIKNFAAVAVGSNRQSGYPCPPFKIIILDEADSMTQDAQNALRRTMETYSKVTRFFFICNYISRIIEPLASRCAKFRFKPLTEEIMGSRILHICKEEGLNLDSEALSTLSSISQGDLRRAITYLQSAARLFGSSISAKDLISVSGVIPNEVVQAIFSACRSGNFDLANKEVNNVIAEGYPVSQMLSQLYDIVVDADDISDEQKARICKKFAEADKCLVDGADEYLQLLNVASTTMQALSNMPQDMVF
- the LOC132035524 gene encoding uncharacterized protein LOC132035524; translation: MEIEADESFKKAGAVPFKWEIRPGVPRLQYSQPSPLSDEIPETPRKLRPPPAASFSFQPPNPEPRTRSFRSAPRARSERHYLLTRPSMGVVASDGCFPSPLLKKKKKKTGPEPESEADYMSDLETVSRWSVSTRKSVSPFRDSLSSSFSSHESSPRRPVSDADWLGFALF